A section of the Subtercola frigoramans genome encodes:
- the recR gene encoding recombination mediator RecR: MYEGIIQELIDELGRLPGIGPKSAQRIAFHILQTESFDVTRLAEVLIEVRDKVHFCSICGNVSEQDTCSICRDPRRSQNVICVVEEAKDVVAIERTREFRGLYHVLGGAISPIDGIGPDNLRIRELMQRLADATVEEVIIATDPNLEGEATATYLSRLLTTLEIRVTRLASGLPVGGDLEYADEVTLGRAFEGRRLVEK, translated from the coding sequence ATGTATGAGGGAATCATCCAGGAACTGATCGACGAGCTCGGTCGGCTGCCCGGTATCGGGCCCAAGTCTGCCCAGCGCATCGCCTTTCACATTCTGCAGACCGAGAGTTTCGACGTCACCCGGCTTGCCGAAGTGTTGATCGAAGTGCGCGACAAGGTGCATTTCTGCTCGATCTGCGGCAACGTCTCTGAACAGGACACCTGCTCGATCTGCCGCGACCCGCGGCGTTCACAGAACGTGATCTGCGTGGTCGAAGAGGCCAAAGATGTCGTCGCCATCGAGCGGACCCGAGAGTTTCGCGGGCTGTACCACGTGCTCGGCGGCGCCATCAGCCCGATCGACGGGATCGGGCCCGACAACCTTCGCATTCGTGAGCTGATGCAGCGACTCGCCGACGCGACCGTCGAAGAAGTCATCATCGCGACAGACCCGAACCTCGAGGGCGAGGCGACGGCCACCTATCTGTCGCGGTTGCTGACGACCCTCGAGATCCGCGTGACGCGCCTCGCCTCAGGCCTGCCCGTGGGGGGCGACCTCGAATATGCCGACGAGGTGACCCTCGGGCGAGCGTTCGAGGGCCGGCGCCTCGTCGAGAAGTAG